One stretch of Zingiber officinale cultivar Zhangliang chromosome 6B, Zo_v1.1, whole genome shotgun sequence DNA includes these proteins:
- the LOC121990327 gene encoding uncharacterized protein LOC121990327 isoform X1 — MNRRPPLLLLLLLLHLIFLPRSDSSSACSTKCGSLDVRYPFGTGFGCGAPNFFPAVTCDGDSDSNRQLTLNTHVGKYPITSISYSASTVTVVPPLMSTCATMHPAGSPAFGLDWSAPFQIAPAASVFVLLACASPLAVGPPLCDPAAGPRLCSSLLACPAVAAIGLPLYAPTNTCCVYSPAGLGPKGDLDIQRLGCSSYASVKSTGSWSQTDASTWEYGVVLQYGEAGTSVAEDVVTAEACSACEGSGGACGYAPPKDYFVCVCDSGLNTSTDCYGLSADELKNFWSTSTATATNHPTWTIASSRAFLLGILLWMLMLLGVDAVLKRGS; from the exons ATGAACCGCCgccctcctctcctcctcctcctcctcctcctgcacCTCATCTTCCTCCCTCGCTCCGATTCCTCATCCGCATGCTCCACAAAGTGCGGCTCGCTCGACGTCCGCTACCCCTTCGGCACCGGCTTCGGCTGCGGCGCTCCCAACTTCTTCCCGGCCGTTACCTGCGACGGTGATTCCGATAGCAACCGACAGCTCACCCTCAACACCCACGTAGGCAAGTATCCCATCACCTCCATTTCTTACTCCGCCTCCACCGTCACCGTCGTGCCGCCCCTGATGTCCACCTGCGCCACCATGCACCCGGCCGGCAGCCCCGCCTTCGGACTCGACTGGTCCGCCCCCTTCCAGATCGCGCCCGCTGCCTCCGTCTTCGTCCTCCTCGCCTGCGCTTCCCCGCTGGCGGTCGGTCCGCCCTTGTGCGACCCCGCCGCAGGGCCGCGACTCTGCAGCTCCCTGCTGGCCTGCCCAGCCGTAGCCGCTATCGGCCTCCCGCTCTACGCGCCCACTAACACTTGCTGCGTCTACTCGCCGGCCGGCCTCGGCCCCAAGGGCGATCTCGACATCCAG AGGCTGGGGTGCAGCAGCTACGCGTCGGTAAAGTCGACGGGGTCGTGGTCGCAGACGGACGCTAGCACGTGGGAGTACGGCGTAGTGCTGCAGTACGGAGAGGCAGGGACGTCCGTGGCGGAGGACGTCGTGACGGCGGAGGCGTGCTCGGCCTGCGAGGGGAGCGGCGGCGCCTGTGGCTACGCGCCGCCCAAGGACTACTTCGTCTGCGTCTGCGACAGCGGCCTCAACACCAGCACAGACTGCTACGGCCTCAGCGCCGACGAGCTCAAGAATTTCTGGTCCACTtcgacggcgacggcgacgaaCCATCCCACGTGGACCATCGCATCTTCTCGTG CCTTTTTGTTAGGGATTCTTCTTTGGATGTTGATGCTGTTGGGCGTAGATGCTGTGTTAAAGAGAGGTAGCTAA
- the LOC121990327 gene encoding uncharacterized protein LOC121990327 isoform X2, with protein sequence MNRRPPLLLLLLLLHLIFLPRSDSSSACSTKCGSLDVRYPFGTGFGCGAPNFFPAVTCDGDSDSNRQLTLNTHVGKYPITSISYSASTVTVVPPLMSTCATMHPAGSPAFGLDWSAPFQIAPAASVFVLLACASPLAVGPPLCDPAAGPRLCSSLLACPAVAAIGLPLYAPTNTCCVYSPAGLGPKGDLDIQRLGCSSYASVKSTGSWSQTDASTWEYGVVLQYGEAGTSVAEDVVTAEACSACEGSGGACGYAPPKDYFVCVCDSGLNTSTDCYGLSADELKNFWSTSTATATNHPTWTIASSRGILLWMLMLLGVDAVLKRGS encoded by the exons ATGAACCGCCgccctcctctcctcctcctcctcctcctcctgcacCTCATCTTCCTCCCTCGCTCCGATTCCTCATCCGCATGCTCCACAAAGTGCGGCTCGCTCGACGTCCGCTACCCCTTCGGCACCGGCTTCGGCTGCGGCGCTCCCAACTTCTTCCCGGCCGTTACCTGCGACGGTGATTCCGATAGCAACCGACAGCTCACCCTCAACACCCACGTAGGCAAGTATCCCATCACCTCCATTTCTTACTCCGCCTCCACCGTCACCGTCGTGCCGCCCCTGATGTCCACCTGCGCCACCATGCACCCGGCCGGCAGCCCCGCCTTCGGACTCGACTGGTCCGCCCCCTTCCAGATCGCGCCCGCTGCCTCCGTCTTCGTCCTCCTCGCCTGCGCTTCCCCGCTGGCGGTCGGTCCGCCCTTGTGCGACCCCGCCGCAGGGCCGCGACTCTGCAGCTCCCTGCTGGCCTGCCCAGCCGTAGCCGCTATCGGCCTCCCGCTCTACGCGCCCACTAACACTTGCTGCGTCTACTCGCCGGCCGGCCTCGGCCCCAAGGGCGATCTCGACATCCAG AGGCTGGGGTGCAGCAGCTACGCGTCGGTAAAGTCGACGGGGTCGTGGTCGCAGACGGACGCTAGCACGTGGGAGTACGGCGTAGTGCTGCAGTACGGAGAGGCAGGGACGTCCGTGGCGGAGGACGTCGTGACGGCGGAGGCGTGCTCGGCCTGCGAGGGGAGCGGCGGCGCCTGTGGCTACGCGCCGCCCAAGGACTACTTCGTCTGCGTCTGCGACAGCGGCCTCAACACCAGCACAGACTGCTACGGCCTCAGCGCCGACGAGCTCAAGAATTTCTGGTCCACTtcgacggcgacggcgacgaaCCATCCCACGTGGACCATCGCATCTTCTCGTG GGATTCTTCTTTGGATGTTGATGCTGTTGGGCGTAGATGCTGTGTTAAAGAGAGGTAGCTAA